The genomic region gtacatgtacacgttaGTCACAACACTGCATTCATGGCCAATGTGCAACCATGTGACtttgtaaccatggttaccagTCGCCATTGAAAACCGGGTCATTTACAGGCATTCCAAATGTCCCAAAAAAGACCATTGCCCCTCAACTGTGGAGCAATCAACACCTGTCCTCCTTGCGTACTTTCTAGTTAGACAATCTGTCAAGGTTTGGTTGAAGCGACTAATAGCACTGAGAACTGTCCCGATGGTCCACGACTTCAACACAAATTAGAATTGAAGCACTTAAAAACAAAACATCAATACATAATAAAAAAGTCCAATGATTACATTAACAatacaaagtggctattcttacgactagtcgtaacttaggatttatgcgatttcagagattaaactgaggatctagggagataagactagtgtaaaggaagggttagggtcAGGGTTGGCACTAGGAGTAAGTGTTAGGGTCAGGGTGAGCgtcagggttaggattaaggcccaaaaaggtgaaaatgatcgtcgtaagaataaccagtagtttgtatgtaaaatgcattagggatcgtcgtaagaatagccgcggCCAAAAaaatagggcctacatgcatCTCACCGAATAGTATTCATCATATGAGCAACTCTTAACTGGGGTTGATTAGACTGGTGATAATATGAACTGTATATTATGCAAGTAACGATACAAGTAAGATAAGTCCACTTGTTAACAGGTAAAGAGATTTTCGTGGCAAAATGCTACGAGTATTGAAAACAAAAGTTGCAAACTTACTTCGAGGGGGAGACTAATAGCCTCCGGCTCATTGATAGAAACAAGTGTAATTCTCAGGGTAGTGGGGGTTATAACTCTCACACAATaacaattcaaacaagataTGTCAAAAGCACTTCACGCATCAATGAACAATAGTTCAAACCGTGTTTACTGCACAGAAAGTACTGACACCATttttatatttgaaaaaaatcttcattaAAAAAGATGATGTCAGTGACGTAATGGCAGGCTGACGTCAGAAAACACAAGAGCACCACatcgcttgtgacatctggTAAACTCCACTCTTCACCATATGGTAAAACGACGTTGCTTTGATGCGTTTAAAGGTGTCAGTCTGTCATTATGTCATGGAAGTCATCtatacaataataataataaatgtcatttgtaTCGCGCCTTTCCGCGGTTAAACCACGCTCAAAGCGCCCCTCTCCACTTGTTGAAAAGTAGCGTTTTTAACTGACTCTTGAACTGTTCAATGCTTGTCTCTGCCCTGAGGGCTGGTGGCAGTTTATTCTATAGGCACGGCCCGCAGCTATGTCAACAAACAGGATGAAACACCATTGACCAAAACCTCCAAGTCATGGTGTGGTATGACATTGTTCCCAAATATACCCAAATCCCGGTTCCCATTCAAAAGCGCTTGGATATGAATGCGCAAAATTGTGCACAAAAAGTTTTCGGTTTGAATGGGGACTGTGATGCCAAGGGTTAATAATACGCTATCAATCTCAACCAAGTAGGTAACCTTTAATACATTTTTCAGATTTAATTTACATGATATTTACATCCTTTACATTATTTATAATTATTATTTAAAGCACTGGAAGCATTTTTGTGCTAAAAATGTCCACATTTTTTCACGAAAAATATCCACAGCCGTTACATGTCCTCCCTGCCCGAGTTTTTATGTGGATTGGGCCACGACAACCAGAAAATGGAAAAGGAATTGCCATTTTTCATATGAAAACACTAAAATCAGTGAAGGCAATCCGAGATCATAAAACAATTTGACCCGCAAAGTAACAATATTGCCATGAGACTCTGCCCCCGTAGCAGATGATTGTGCCGCTATTCCATTTATTCTGTTTTGGTGTCTTGGTCCCCGTCTTCCCCTTGTAATCGGTCCATGTGTTCTTGTAAATATGCCTCCACGCGAGTGTGTTCGAATCGTTTTGCATCGTCGAGAGGAACAAAGCCCCATCTGGAAATGAATGTTGAGTAAATCATGAAAACTTTATAATCAAAGGGAGAATATGAtaataaaacacatttttctgCAGCACCTTTCCGTGCGATGCACCCTCAGAAAATGCGCCGACTCATTTGTGTTCAGCCATCCTAAATCATCCTAAATCGTTTGGAATCTTGCGTGATTCCTCCTTCATGAAATACGTCTTTAGGTCTTACCTGTCTTTAGGCGTGACTGATACGCCACATTTCTCCACCAAGAACGCGACCGTCTCCAGATGTCCTTCAGCTGCTGCCAGATGTAAAGCCGTTCGCCCGTCGTAGTCAGACATCCCCATATCGATTCCCCACAATGCATACCTAGAAACAAAAGAACACAACGAAATGACATGTCTTATGATTATGAAAGGCTTGTTACATTACAGCATTGAGTACGATGGTTTTACAATTTACTGCCAAGTGACTTCACTATCTACGCCAAAGGAAACAGTGTGCACCACTGTTTGGTGTCAATTCGTTCAGGGAATTGGCCAATCGGTGCTCACCTTCTCATAGCTGTGACGTCCCCGTTAAAAGCACCAAACAATAAATTCACGATCTGTTGAGCCTTGTTATCACCAGACCGCCGTCGGGGATCCAACTTCTTCGAGGTATGTTTCAAATTGTCATAATTATGGAAGTTGTAGAGTTGAACCAATTCCTGAAGAGGAAAAAAACGTCAGTCAGCGGCGTATGACAGGGAATTAGgagtacagtgaaacctctctaCTAAAGACCCCTGAGGACTGTCCTTAAGAGGTGTCCGGAGTACTGAAGTCATATTCAATGGAAagtgtatttacacaattgaaaaATCTTAAATTCGACTtcaactttcaaatttgaacgcaaattcaatcttcacttcaaaaaatagagaaggcagcgctttgagcagggtgacctggaaaggcgcatcacaaattctatatttatttatttatttattaaattCTCCACACGACTACCACACCATAGCTTCTTACCTCCGAGAATTGGATTCCACGGCAACTGTTCCCTAAGCCATCGAGGGGCGGAGACCATAAACACATTCCCATCACATTAGGTATCACAACTATAATTGCACCGGAAACACCCGACTTGGCTGGGAGGCCAACCTGGATGGAAAGAAGATAAACATCGTCAATGCTAagagcaggcctttcaattacatggagacctctacaccctgtatttttttagcctattttggggacatgttttttttgctttttagcttaatttggggacatttcgtcgtgccaatttgcctgaacatcgacatccttattgactgacattgtcacatgcacctgaaaactcataattttaggatgaaaagtatcaaattaggccatttaggatgagatttggtcatttaaggtgtcaaaaaacgcttcagggggacAAATTACCccttaaaatttttttttttttttttttctattttggggacattttttcagggcctaatttggggacatgccaaatttcctacaTTGTgtagcggtgtgaaaatgatgttatCGAAAGGCCTGAAGAGCTATGTCATATGTATGAAGACACAGTATGAAGGCTTTCTGCAGAGAGGGCCTGTACATGGAGAGGTTTAGAGTTGGTCTTGACTGTAAAAAGTATTACTGAATTATATTTGAGCCATCATAACACCGCCTAAACCTCCCTATTACAAGTCTACCCCTAATCATCTTAACCGCTCTTTCATCCTCACCTTGAAAGCAAACTGTCCAGAGTAATCATACATGCCGCATGAATACATGAGAGAGAGAGTATTCCTGACGGCGTTCGAGTCGAGGACCCGTTCGCCCGTCGTCGGGCAGATCCCGCCGTTAGCAAGAGTAGCGGCGGCCACAGAGGCCGATTCGCAATTCATTTCTACCGAGCATAACTGAAACAGAGACAGTGAGTTAGGGTTGCATATCATCATAGCCCTGGCAGGACACACAGTGTGTTTACAAGCCATTTTCAGCAGGCTCCCACAAATTGTTTTGGTGGCATCCATTCACAACAGCTCGGCACGATTGCGGCAGGGACCGGGCCAAAGTCAGGACCTGGCCTAGGGCAGGGTTACCTGGAGGAAGGAATGTCTTTCCAGTCTTAGACCCAGTCACAGCTAGAAGATGGAGAAGGATGATTGTGGGCTGTTAGGTCAGGACACATATGATGGAATAACTACCAGAGGTTATTTTATAACCACAGTGAAAATACTTACATGGAAGTAGAAGTCCATCGTCTCCATGAGATTCGATCCTTCAGGAAAACATTTGTTCTCCTTCATGTAATAACCAAGGGCAAAGTTACGATCAGCTGTATCCTTCTCCGATAAAAACCTGTAAGATTTATAGGAAAGATGCTGGTCATAGAATCAGTTATTTGGTAGAAAGAGCTATTTAGTATACCAGAAATCGGAAGAGGAAATTTTTATTCCACTCCTATTAGGAATGCTCCACACAGGCTCGGACTTTTGACATCATAGTTAATTTAACACTGCATTGCTCCATGCTGTAATCTAATGTCATGGGATGCAATATGTCCATGTTCATACTTAAGTTTATTGACACTGACAGCATCGTAACTTACGTTGGGTTACTAAAACCAAGATATTCCCCTCCACAAAATCTCTTATACTGTTGGAAGATCTGAAATAGAAGAAAGGATTCttaataataaaaaaaaatcataaaaatttatatagcgccgcttaaaaataaattgtcagcggcgctttacagagataaaaccaTTTTGTACATGCATAAAAAGGTGAGATAAAACAATTACCCAAAAGcttcaataaaaaggtgagtcTTGAGtgatctttaaaaaaattaaaaataatcgATGGCCCGCATCGTTATTGGCAGAGCATTCCAGAGTCGTGGGGCGCAGACGCGAAGGCTCTATCCCCGGCCGAAGGCTCTATCCCCTTGAGTTCATTTTGGGACTTCGGCATTACCATTTTTCAACTTCTAAAATCGTTTTTCTGCTACTTACATAATCAAATCTGTCGGCTAACTTCATCTCGTTCTTGAGAAGTGAACACAATACAATCGCTCCAGCGTTGATCATCGGGTTGTGAGGCCGATCTAAAAGAAGAAGTCAGGTCACAATTATTATActccatttcacaaaaaaatggcACGACAAGCAAAACGTGGCTACGTTTCATTTccaaaacaacaaaaatcaGAGTGCAATTTTTTCGTGAAAAGAGTATAGGTTCGTGCAAAATCTATAGCCTTTTGTTAACCCTTTTATCCTGAGCTTGACAAACAATTTGGGACAACAATCTGTACCTTGTCATATACTGACATTACTTGGTGTGTCAGAAAGCCGTAATTGCACAAGGTTGCCATCTTGTGGCCAGTTGCTCAACTAACAAATATCATGATGGGTCTCCACTTCACCTGTTTTTATTGGTGAAATTATGTTATTTTGAAGATGGACCCCGAAGCAGATTAGAAAGTTAAATGTTCACTGATGGATTGTTACCCTAAGGACACCATCTTGGCAGAGGACTTGCTACATATCAACTGAGGGTTAAGGGTTATGAGTGAGAGACAGGGACCTATCAAGCATTATCCCGGCTTCTGATTTGAACGTGTCGGACCTAATGGCTTGTCATCAAGTTTTTGTCCTGGACTACTTTTTATTGTTTCATACTGTTTTAAAGTCACAATGTCACCACTGCATGGATTTTAAATGCCTTTTTAAGTATTTTTGTGTCATCTGGGTACAATGGATAAAAGTTTAAATGACCCAAGGCGGTTTCAATAAAGATTTTTGAAGTAACCCCctcttttctcaaaatatttttaacatGGCTCCCCCTGGGTGGCTGTATTATAAACGTGTCAGCCTGACACATTCAAAACAGTCAGAGAAGACACTGCCATCCTACTTTTGACTGGTTCATCTGTAATTTCTGGTGGCTTTTTCCAGTATGAAGTTGGCCCAATCTTTCCTAAATAGACCAATGAAACACACTCGAAATTAGTGATGGCTGTCGTTATGACATGTATTCGTGTAGTAGACAAGGTCCCTCCATGACACAGGGTCACAACCAAAAGTGTACACAAACTCTCGGTagaaacttcatgtacatttttggaTGCATCTCGTAGCACCCTGGGATATAAATTCAACCTGGCAACACCAATTTTTCAGTATTTACTCTGGATAAAGCGAGTTTGAACCATTACCTGCTTGGTTCCTGGCCAAAAAAGTGATCAATGACCTCTGGTCCCCCCCTGGATTACAGATCCAAGCCAGCACTTTGGGATATAAATTGATGCTTGCACACCAGTTTTCAGTACTTACTCTGCGGATTGAGAGAGAGTTCATTGAATGATCGCCCGCTTGGTTCCTGACCCACGTATTGATGAATGATCTCCTGTCCCAACTCATGCAGAGCTACCGCATAGTTTAACGGCTTACTGACCGACTGGAGACAGAATGGGTTCTCGGTGTCCCCTATCGAATGTCTGCAAACAGAAAAATTGCATTTAACACGGTGAAGGCTTCGTCAATGGCATAGTTGTGaccactgatgatgatgattttgaagaGAATTTAATTCTACATGAGGACTGTTTTTCAACAGCTTGTCCCACTTAGGAGCTAGAGGCCTTCAAAGTTGGCACTTCTCACCAAATGTGACTCGAGAAGTGAGCTATTCAAGAGTCTCATCACCCTATCACCAACATGGGCCACTTCCAATGGCTGTGACGACATGCTCCCAAGAAGTGGACTAGTTGAGTATGTTTTGATTGCATCCCTGAATATCATTTGAATCTTTTTCTGccagacatttttttttttggggggggggcttacAACACTGACATGGTACCGTACCTTTGCCCATCAACTGTACACAGCGACACGCCCCAGAAGTCGGGACTCGTCCGGGCGAGTTGTGGAATATAGTCAGCGATCTGGAGTGGAAAGATACTTGGGGTTAGTGCAAGCAAAGTGTGCAGTCTCATCTCAACTTTGAGACATGGTCAAAAAACAGTCCATTAAAACCTTTCTCAGCTGAAACTTCTTCACTCAAACGGACATAAACATTGGCAATTTCATCCCAAATAGTACAAAACTAaggaatatgcttgaatatttaATTACAAGTACCGGTACGTCTGATCAGAGAATGGCATAAGACACGACCCAAATACACACACTGTTATGAAAGCAATTATCATCAAATTACTTTCGAACATAGACTGACCTTATTAACTGCACTTAAAGACACTAGTGTAAAAATTGCATCAGTCTCCAGTGTGTCTGAATAATTTCTTTGTAACAGTGTACAAAGAGGCAAAATATGACCTAGAAATAGCTAGGTTTCCTAATTTGACTATGGAGTTTTGTTTGAATTCAATAGTTTTaacatttgtgacccatcacagcaaaaccaggcgcatgtcgctccgagcttggcaggttgagacggactgtctgttcatttctctgttgtccgccttttttgaaatatgagcaaatcaatttcttccattatctcctggtgacatttaggctcatcttctgtgcaacatgcgcctggttttgttgtgacgggtcacattttgaCATCAAGTAATGATTCAATGCATCAATAGCTTTGATCTGACTCAGGCTGAGGAATTGGAGTGGGCATCATATTGCTCATGTAAAATGCACTCGATTGAACTACATACAGATGATATCAGCAGTATCATACACTGCTGCTGATATCAAATCTATCAGTATAACATCTACAATGTATGTTATCATCATTAAAGTCGGTTAATAGTCCCCAACGACAGCTGGCCACACAGATGAGTGTGAATGAGAACAGTTGGTGAAATATGCTGCAGGTTATTTAcagtgatgaaatgaaaaacatgaatgaaaatgaattgtaAATTCTCATATATTGATTTATAGTGTACAACTGcactgttttaaaaaggcactCTGCATTCGTTTCACAGCCTTATCCAGAACATGTGTCTGTTGAAAGCAAGTACACctggccatttcaggccagttgaaagtatgAAAATGGCACTAGATGAAAAAACGATTCTGGAATACTTTACACACCTTTCCAGTTGTATTAGTCCGACATTTCCAGTAGAGGTTGTCCACCTGTTGCGTGAAAACAGGGAATTCTGGGACGACAAACTGATTCCGGAAAGCTCGGCCAATAAGCACCACATTGTCTTGGACGCACCTGTAAGAAAGATCAGAGGATCAAGTCTAAAATACAACAGTACACTGTAACCTCGAGTAAAGTTCCCCAGCACCACTCATGAAATTCTAGGTGATATGTGTGTTTTTTTAACCTTTTATGGGGGCTGATCAATTACTGaactgattggttgattttgatatcttcACGCGCCTGTGTACACATGGTGTAATGGAAACCTGTGTTGCCAGAGAGATCATtcttcaatctgcttggagaatggtgaGCACCTGACATTATCAACTTACTCTTTAAACGTTTCCCGGTCTATTAAAACTCCGTCGAAATTATCGAATTCAGCAACTTGCTTTTGTACGTTGAGGAAGTGACGCATCGATTCCTTTAATCTGGGGTCTGTCTTCCGGAGTCCCGAAGACTGCAGTGCCTGGATGGAAAAATTTGAAGGAATAAGGTCATGACAGTAGAAATATACTGTTGAtgatactgtagaacctctctattaaggacaccctcgagactgacgagtgctgtcccttatagagaggtgtcctgattagtgaggtcaaattgaatggaaacaaccaatgaggggccaaaactagtggacatccttgatagagaggttgtccttaatagataggttgttcttaatagagaggttgtccttaatagagaggttgtccttaatagagaggttgtccttgccTGCCTAGAAGGCTTTAAGTTCTTGCCAAACTGGTGGTGCATATGGTCAACCCTAAGAGTCACAGTTAATATTGGGACCCTGGATTTCAGATCATAATCAAATCATGCCACATAAATGAATTATACAGGTCATTCCATTCCCGCATGAGTGACTTTGGGGTTACTGCATAATAATCAGCTGATTTCAAGTAGGCCAGTTCATCTATGCAAGTATTTATCGAGATTACACACAAAAAAATTGTGAGGAGAAAACCTTTGATGACAGTAGGTAATacgtgacccgttccagcaaaaccagtcgcatctcgctctgagcttggcaggttgaaagagactgcttcttcatttcactattgtctgccttttgtgaaatctgacgatatcaatttcttctattatctccttgTGTCacctaggctcatcttatgtgcgacacgCACCTGGTTTTGcaagaacgggtcacatattgtcgCCTGTGATAATATAACGACGTCATATGGGTGTCTCACCTTAGAGtatacaagtacagtagaacctctctattaagaacaccctcgggactgacaagtgctgtccttaatagagaggtgtcctgattagagaggtcaaattgattggaaacaaccaatttgggaccaaacatagtgtccttaattgagaggttgtccttaatagag from Lineus longissimus chromosome 19, tnLinLong1.2, whole genome shotgun sequence harbors:
- the LOC135503025 gene encoding glutaminase liver isoform, mitochondrial-like isoform X2, whose product is MAGRLALKQFFSRSICDPRNFLRKTWLPVDSRILVCGLKQSTTAGAHPGGFFGDLQPGHKDDSVSDSKLRSVEDILFDILCDSNQKVSINKFINALQSSGLRKTDPRLKESMRHFLNVQKQVAEFDNFDGVLIDRETFKECVQDNVVLIGRAFRNQFVVPEFPVFTQQVDNLYWKCRTNTTGKIADYIPQLARTSPDFWGVSLCTVDGQRHSIGDTENPFCLQSVSKPLNYAVALHELGQEIIHQYVGQEPSGRSFNELSLNPQRKIGPTSYWKKPPEITDEPVKNRPHNPMINAGAIVLCSLLKNEMKLADRFDYIFQQYKRFCGGEYLGFSNPTFLSEKDTADRNFALGYYMKENKCFPEGSNLMETMDFYFHLCSVEMNCESASVAAATLANGGICPTTGERVLDSNAVRNTLSLMYSCGMYDYSGQFAFKVGLPAKSGVSGAIIVVIPNVMGMCLWSPPLDGLGNSCRGIQFSEELVQLYNFHNYDNLKHTSKKLDPRRRSGDNKAQQIVNLLFGAFNGDVTAMRRYALWGIDMGMSDYDGRTALHLAAAEGHLETVAFLVEKCGVSVTPKDRWGFVPLDDAKRFEHTRVEAYLQEHMDRLQGEDGDQDTKTE
- the LOC135503025 gene encoding glutaminase liver isoform, mitochondrial-like isoform X1 produces the protein MAGRLALKQFFSRSICDPRNFLRKTWLPVDSRILVCGLKQSTTAGAHPGGFFGDLQPGHKDDSVRQLPTPGDSLHDDGYTSDSKLRSVEDILFDILCDSNQKVSINKFINALQSSGLRKTDPRLKESMRHFLNVQKQVAEFDNFDGVLIDRETFKECVQDNVVLIGRAFRNQFVVPEFPVFTQQVDNLYWKCRTNTTGKIADYIPQLARTSPDFWGVSLCTVDGQRHSIGDTENPFCLQSVSKPLNYAVALHELGQEIIHQYVGQEPSGRSFNELSLNPQRKIGPTSYWKKPPEITDEPVKNRPHNPMINAGAIVLCSLLKNEMKLADRFDYIFQQYKRFCGGEYLGFSNPTFLSEKDTADRNFALGYYMKENKCFPEGSNLMETMDFYFHLCSVEMNCESASVAAATLANGGICPTTGERVLDSNAVRNTLSLMYSCGMYDYSGQFAFKVGLPAKSGVSGAIIVVIPNVMGMCLWSPPLDGLGNSCRGIQFSEELVQLYNFHNYDNLKHTSKKLDPRRRSGDNKAQQIVNLLFGAFNGDVTAMRRYALWGIDMGMSDYDGRTALHLAAAEGHLETVAFLVEKCGVSVTPKDRWGFVPLDDAKRFEHTRVEAYLQEHMDRLQGEDGDQDTKTE
- the LOC135503025 gene encoding glutaminase kidney isoform, mitochondrial-like isoform X3, producing the protein MAGRLALKQFFSRSICDPRNFLRKTWLPVDSRILVCGLKQSTTAGAHPGGFFGDLQPGHKDDSVRQLPTPGDSLHDDGYTSDSKLRSVEDILFDILCDSNQKVSINKFINALQSSGLRKTDPRLKESMRHFLNVQKQVAEFDNFDGVLIDRETFKECVQDNVVLIGRAFRNQFVVPEFPVFTQQVDNLYWKCRTNTTGKIADYIPQLARTSPDFWGVSLCTVDGQRHSIGDTENPFCLQSVSKPLNYAVALHELGQEIIHQYVGQEPSGRSFNELSLNPQNRPHNPMINAGAIVLCSLLKNEMKLADRFDYIFQQYKRFCGGEYLGFSNPTFLSEKDTADRNFALGYYMKENKCFPEGSNLMETMDFYFHLCSVEMNCESASVAAATLANGGICPTTGERVLDSNAVRNTLSLMYSCGMYDYSGQFAFKVGLPAKSGVSGAIIVVIPNVMGMCLWSPPLDGLGNSCRGIQFSEELVQLYNFHNYDNLKHTSKKLDPRRRSGDNKAQQIVNLLFGAFNGDVTAMRRYALWGIDMGMSDYDGRTALHLAAAEGHLETVAFLVEKCGVSVTPKDRWGFVPLDDAKRFEHTRVEAYLQEHMDRLQGEDGDQDTKTE